The following proteins are co-located in the Gordonia polyisoprenivorans genome:
- a CDS encoding TIGR03668 family PPOX class F420-dependent oxidoreductase, which produces MSFDTACVRAFAAARVARLATARADGTPHLVPIVFALDDERLVTGVDHKPKRSQALRRLANIEENPRVSVLVDHYSDEWGELWWVRVDGHAVVVDAASEEGTTAITALARKYPQYRDHRPHGAVIIVTGLRWHQWFAQTGAVSPR; this is translated from the coding sequence ATGTCCTTCGACACCGCCTGCGTGCGGGCGTTCGCCGCGGCGCGCGTGGCCCGTCTGGCCACCGCTCGCGCCGACGGCACACCGCATCTGGTACCCATCGTCTTCGCACTCGACGACGAGCGTCTCGTCACCGGCGTCGACCACAAACCCAAACGCTCCCAAGCCCTCAGACGCCTGGCGAACATCGAGGAGAATCCCCGGGTGTCGGTGCTTGTCGACCATTACTCCGACGAATGGGGGGAGCTCTGGTGGGTACGGGTGGACGGTCACGCTGTTGTCGTCGACGCCGCCTCCGAGGAGGGCACGACTGCGATCACCGCGTTGGCGAGGAAGTATCCGCAGTATCGCGATCACCGCCCGCACGGTGCAGTGATCATCGTGACCGGTCTGCGCTGGCATCAGTGGTTTGCGCAGACCGGCGCCGTCAGCCCGCGTTGA
- a CDS encoding aromatic ring-hydroxylating oxygenase subunit alpha — MTTSLPRQDRIRRALELLRNETTDKFEEIIAFEPDEFTDPVLAKEERDYIFGRVPSIVAHSSELAKAHDFMTVQMPRNNLIVVRQNDGSVRSFVNLCRHRGAMLEEREKGRCRIFSCGYHRWSYDPDGTLRTITRDSTFGDIDRSEHGLIEIPTEERHGFIWVVDNAKAQIDVADWLGPEIDGILSEYRLEDSVCFRAAGFDEPTNWKIMQDAFLDGYHIQYAHPNTAGKIIHTNVMAFEDFGRHCRFIAPRKSIDRFLEEDPGDANLDKYVTETHFLLPNSTLLRQPDHFQLLTFRPHPSDPTKSRMEQRLIVPTVEDSGMPPERWDRLWNKNWEILLAVLHNEDFPLLRHSQVGMGSADAGDMLLGRNEIANQVFRRETKKLVAQGRADNA, encoded by the coding sequence ATGACTACTTCGCTTCCGCGCCAGGACCGCATCCGGCGAGCGCTCGAGTTGCTACGCAACGAGACGACGGACAAATTCGAGGAGATCATCGCGTTCGAACCCGATGAGTTCACCGACCCCGTCCTGGCCAAGGAGGAACGCGACTACATCTTCGGCCGGGTGCCCTCGATCGTGGCGCACAGTTCGGAGCTGGCCAAGGCACACGACTTCATGACCGTGCAGATGCCGCGCAACAACCTCATCGTCGTGCGGCAGAATGACGGCAGCGTGCGCTCGTTCGTCAACCTGTGCCGCCATCGTGGTGCGATGCTCGAGGAGCGCGAGAAGGGCCGGTGCCGGATCTTCTCCTGCGGGTATCACCGGTGGTCCTACGATCCCGACGGCACGCTCCGCACGATCACCCGCGATTCGACCTTCGGCGACATCGACCGCAGTGAGCACGGACTCATCGAGATCCCCACCGAGGAACGCCACGGATTCATCTGGGTCGTCGACAACGCCAAGGCGCAGATCGACGTCGCCGACTGGCTCGGTCCGGAGATCGACGGCATCCTCTCGGAGTATCGCCTCGAGGATTCGGTGTGCTTCCGCGCGGCGGGATTCGACGAGCCGACCAACTGGAAGATCATGCAGGACGCCTTCCTGGACGGCTATCACATCCAGTACGCGCACCCGAACACCGCCGGAAAGATCATCCACACCAACGTCATGGCGTTCGAGGATTTCGGCCGCCACTGCCGGTTCATCGCGCCGCGCAAGTCGATCGACAGGTTCCTCGAAGAGGATCCGGGTGATGCCAACCTCGACAAATACGTCACCGAGACGCACTTCCTGCTCCCCAACAGCACGCTGTTGCGACAGCCGGATCACTTCCAGCTGTTGACCTTCCGGCCACATCCGAGCGATCCGACGAAGTCCCGGATGGAGCAGCGACTGATCGTCCCGACGGTCGAGGACAGTGGTATGCCGCCGGAGAGGTGGGATCGGTTGTGGAACAAGAACTGGGAGATCCTGCTCGCGGTACTGCACAACGAGGACTTCCCACTGCTGCGTCATTCGCAGGTCGGAATGGGCAGCGCCGATGCAGGAGATATGTTGCTGGGCCGCAACGAGATCGCCAATCAGGTCTTTCGCCGTGAAACGAAGAAGCTGGTCGCGCAGGGTCGCGCCGACAACGCATAG
- a CDS encoding TIGR03086 family protein yields MTNTQPADPRPFYTAATQWVGALIVHVRDDQLDSPAPCDDFDVRTDEHHDPATYNSATDQAVALWSDNAKLVAPVRVPWGEAPGAGALWGCVNEIPVRGWDLAVATGQNAETEPALAETTLAIARQFIPAEIRAVDEVAFDAVVGPRATAGATERLANWSGREPAP; encoded by the coding sequence GTGACCAACACCCAGCCCGCAGATCCCCGGCCCTTTTACACCGCGGCCACCCAATGGGTCGGCGCCTTGATCGTCCACGTTCGCGATGATCAGCTCGACTCCCCCGCACCGTGTGACGACTTCGACGTCCGCACCGACGAACACCACGATCCCGCCACCTATAACAGCGCGACCGACCAAGCCGTGGCGCTCTGGTCAGATAACGCGAAACTCGTTGCACCGGTACGCGTTCCGTGGGGAGAAGCTCCGGGTGCCGGGGCGCTGTGGGGCTGCGTCAACGAAATCCCGGTCCGCGGCTGGGACCTCGCCGTCGCCACCGGCCAGAACGCCGAGACCGAGCCTGCACTTGCCGAGACCACGCTCGCGATCGCACGGCAATTCATCCCGGCCGAGATCCGCGCCGTCGACGAGGTAGCGTTCGACGCCGTCGTCGGACCCCGTGCCACGGCGGGCGCCACCGAGCGGTTGGCGAACTGGTCGGGGCGTGAGCCCGCGCCCTGA
- a CDS encoding ferredoxin — MAVTATHSPILVVDRSACAGHGLCYGAAPELIDCDDQGDPIVPDRALTEAEVVQAAEAVGLCPERALTLTDGVNPTDNSPEEQS; from the coding sequence ATGGCCGTGACAGCCACGCATTCGCCGATCCTGGTGGTCGATCGCAGTGCCTGCGCCGGCCACGGACTGTGTTACGGCGCCGCGCCCGAACTGATCGATTGTGACGACCAGGGCGACCCGATCGTCCCGGATCGCGCGCTCACCGAGGCAGAAGTGGTCCAGGCCGCCGAAGCGGTCGGACTGTGCCCGGAGCGTGCGCTGACCCTGACCGACGGCGTGAACCCCACCGACAACAGCCCCGAGGAGCAGTCATGA
- a CDS encoding cytochrome P450, translating into MTTAQRSREDVTVDFDVYAPDLATPVDVFQEKAAELAAKGPVVYSTAYGGHWIVTRYQEIHEVLRDAETFSSYPNNLVTNEAFGKFIPIELDPPEHTGYRKALQPLFGPARMKKLSDDIRQVVNDLLDGFADKGETEYIESFAHELPARIFLALMDWPVSDAPLFTDATNVVLFGKPGGTEQESLEARAIAGMQMLGYFQKMVDERRADPGDDITSQLIHTEVEMEDGLRLLTDEELNRMFFLLLVAGLHTVQGSLAWAIVYLVNNPEQRREIIEDPAMIPTAVEEILRIEAAVVPGRCATRDTTLGGMEIKEGEQLILMLCSANRDSSEFDDPDDLDIARRPNRHLSFGGGPHRCLGSHLARIELTIALEEIHRRIPDYELVESDPPIFHSSQVRGCVRMPIRFTPQS; encoded by the coding sequence ATGACGACAGCGCAACGATCGCGAGAGGACGTGACCGTCGACTTCGACGTCTACGCACCCGATCTCGCCACACCCGTGGACGTCTTCCAGGAAAAGGCGGCAGAGTTGGCCGCCAAGGGCCCCGTGGTCTACTCGACCGCATACGGGGGCCACTGGATCGTCACGCGGTACCAGGAGATCCACGAGGTGCTCCGCGACGCGGAGACGTTCTCCAGCTATCCCAACAACCTGGTCACAAATGAGGCGTTCGGGAAGTTCATCCCGATCGAACTCGATCCGCCGGAGCACACCGGCTATCGCAAGGCTCTCCAGCCCCTGTTCGGTCCCGCTCGCATGAAGAAACTGTCCGACGACATCCGTCAGGTCGTCAACGACCTGCTCGACGGATTCGCCGACAAGGGGGAGACCGAGTACATCGAGTCGTTCGCCCACGAGTTGCCGGCCCGGATCTTCCTGGCCCTCATGGACTGGCCGGTGTCGGACGCACCACTGTTCACTGATGCCACCAACGTGGTGCTGTTCGGCAAACCCGGTGGCACCGAACAGGAATCGCTGGAGGCGCGAGCGATCGCCGGAATGCAGATGCTCGGCTACTTCCAGAAGATGGTCGACGAGCGTCGCGCCGACCCCGGCGACGACATCACCTCGCAGCTCATCCACACCGAGGTCGAGATGGAAGACGGGCTGCGCCTGCTCACCGACGAAGAACTGAATCGTATGTTCTTCCTGTTGCTCGTCGCCGGCCTCCACACCGTCCAGGGATCGTTGGCCTGGGCGATCGTGTACCTGGTCAACAATCCCGAACAGCGGCGCGAGATCATCGAGGACCCGGCGATGATCCCGACCGCGGTCGAAGAGATCCTGCGGATCGAGGCCGCGGTCGTCCCCGGGCGCTGCGCGACGCGGGACACCACCTTGGGCGGCATGGAGATCAAGGAAGGCGAACAGCTGATCCTGATGCTGTGCTCGGCGAATCGGGATTCCTCAGAGTTCGATGACCCCGACGATCTCGACATCGCCCGTCGTCCCAATCGGCATCTGTCCTTCGGTGGCGGCCCGCACCGCTGCCTCGGATCGCATCTCGCGCGAATCGAGCTGACGATCGCGCTCGAGGAGATCCATCGTCGGATTCCCGATTACGAACTGGTGGAATCCGATCCGCCGATCTTCCACTCCAGTCAGGTGCGTGGCTGCGTGCGGATGCCGATCCGGTTCACCCCGCAGAGCTGA
- a CDS encoding thiolase family protein — protein MRDPVIVALARTPVGKRGGGLSGVHAVDASAQVLTALAERAGIDPSIVDDVHWGNVISVGQQSGNVGRMAVLAANWPESVPGFTIDRQCGSSQQAISTAAATVISGQADVIVAGGVEMMSSVPMGAATVEGTGDMGGSAVDRYADALTAPGFGGRFNQGVGAELIAREWNLSRTQLDEYSVRSHERAAKAQDDGAFVDEIVAVRTADGVVSSDEGIRRGSTVEKLGTLKTPFLENGSVTAGNASQISDGAAALLITTSEKAAQLGLAPLARIHTAVVTGDDPVKMLTGPIPATHLALTRAGLSVDDIDAFEVNEAFASVPLAWQAETGAVDAVLNPLGGAIALGHPLGGSGARIASTLISHLIRTGGRFGLQTMCEGGGTANATIYEILR, from the coding sequence ATGAGGGACCCAGTCATCGTGGCGCTGGCGCGGACGCCGGTCGGCAAGCGGGGTGGGGGGCTTTCGGGTGTGCACGCTGTTGATGCCTCCGCCCAGGTGCTGACAGCCCTGGCCGAACGCGCGGGCATTGATCCATCGATCGTCGACGATGTGCACTGGGGCAACGTCATCAGCGTCGGCCAGCAGTCCGGCAACGTTGGCCGCATGGCTGTGCTGGCCGCGAACTGGCCGGAAAGCGTCCCGGGATTCACCATCGATCGCCAGTGTGGCTCCTCGCAGCAGGCCATTTCGACTGCGGCCGCCACCGTGATCTCGGGACAGGCCGATGTGATCGTCGCAGGCGGCGTCGAGATGATGTCGAGCGTCCCGATGGGCGCAGCCACGGTCGAAGGCACCGGCGACATGGGTGGCTCCGCCGTCGACCGTTACGCTGACGCACTCACCGCACCAGGATTCGGCGGGCGTTTCAATCAAGGGGTCGGGGCCGAACTCATCGCACGCGAGTGGAATCTATCGCGCACCCAGTTGGACGAGTATTCGGTTCGGTCCCATGAGCGGGCAGCGAAGGCACAAGACGACGGCGCCTTCGTCGATGAGATCGTGGCGGTTCGAACCGCCGATGGAGTCGTTTCGTCGGATGAAGGAATCCGCCGCGGGTCGACAGTGGAAAAGCTGGGCACACTCAAGACCCCGTTCTTGGAAAATGGCAGTGTCACTGCGGGTAACGCATCTCAGATCTCGGATGGGGCTGCGGCTCTGCTGATCACCACCTCGGAGAAAGCGGCTCAACTCGGGCTCGCGCCGCTTGCCCGTATTCACACCGCGGTGGTCACCGGAGACGACCCGGTCAAGATGCTGACCGGCCCCATTCCCGCAACGCATCTAGCGCTGACGCGGGCTGGTCTGTCCGTCGACGACATCGACGCGTTCGAGGTCAACGAGGCATTCGCATCGGTCCCGCTCGCGTGGCAGGCCGAGACGGGAGCGGTTGATGCTGTGCTCAACCCGCTCGGTGGTGCCATCGCATTGGGGCATCCGCTCGGCGGATCGGGAGCCCGCATCGCCTCGACGCTGATCAGTCACCTCATTCGGACCGGGGGACGATTCGGACTGCAGACGATGTGCGAAGGCGGCGGCACGGCAAACGCGACCATTTACGAAATCCTTCGGTAA
- a CDS encoding TetR/AcrR family transcriptional regulator: protein MADTILGAAEMCFERFGITKTTMEDVARAAKMSRATVYRHFSDRESLIMASVTRRARMNIEPARSYIANCRTLEDKIVEGIGHNVRRGRRDPMVHLLVSPEEMTLSTQLLWRSGTAIDLTYELWAPILTEAQMLGEMRKDVDVRLLCEWIAEIEIAYISQTDGSDDALKRLQEKVRRFLVPSLVPQ, encoded by the coding sequence GTGGCCGACACCATCCTCGGCGCGGCCGAGATGTGTTTCGAGCGATTCGGGATCACCAAGACGACGATGGAAGACGTGGCCCGTGCGGCGAAGATGTCGCGTGCCACCGTGTACCGGCATTTCTCCGACCGGGAGAGCCTGATCATGGCCTCGGTGACCCGCCGCGCGCGGATGAACATCGAACCCGCGCGGTCCTACATCGCGAACTGCCGGACGCTCGAGGACAAGATCGTCGAGGGCATCGGCCACAACGTGCGTCGTGGTCGGCGTGATCCGATGGTGCACCTGCTCGTCTCGCCGGAGGAGATGACCCTCTCGACGCAACTGCTGTGGCGCTCGGGAACCGCCATCGACCTCACCTACGAACTCTGGGCTCCCATCCTCACCGAAGCGCAGATGCTCGGTGAGATGCGCAAGGACGTCGACGTGCGACTGCTCTGCGAGTGGATCGCCGAGATCGAGATCGCCTACATCAGCCAGACCGACGGTTCCGACGACGCACTGAAACGGTTGCAGGAGAAGGTGCGCCGATTCCTGGTGCCCTCGCTTGTCCCGCAGTGA
- a CDS encoding class I adenylate-forming enzyme family protein, whose product MTATIGAALDWWARTKGDATALVFTESELNYRQLRDWTSRVARAFVDDHGVSRGDRVGVLGPNSLEWPVAALSVLKAGGVLVPLNSRYKPAELRKIADDAGIGLVIVAPGFEQLAEDTSAIGESFDVVRYDELQRLRSGEADRFRVDLEPEEPTTVLFTSGSTGLSKGVILTNRTLLSIVLENTLTEEGFRPGATTLLVLPLAFTPGLVYGLLITTVLGGKLIIEPELNPGNAVALLEKHSVNAIFGVPLIFEALSRAPEFATADLTSIKTAIVGGAAVPTDLLTRWSDKGVLLRQIYGMTEAGGVATATIRSEALEFPDRCGTGSIFTEVTVFNDDGAPAQPGEEGELVVRGPGVTPGYWNDEEATAAALRNGWLHSGDLGVMDTDGRVKFVDRLKDLIISGGINISPVELEMAIMAIDGVEEVAVIAAHDDRFGETPAAIVTVSGDVDAQAIVAHCEKVLADFKVPRYVVVRQDPLPRLPSGKIAKTVIRDEYKDVDTRFSKVR is encoded by the coding sequence ATGACCGCGACAATCGGAGCAGCCCTCGACTGGTGGGCACGTACCAAGGGGGATGCCACCGCGCTGGTGTTCACCGAGTCCGAGCTGAACTACCGCCAACTCCGCGACTGGACGAGTCGGGTGGCGCGAGCGTTCGTCGACGATCACGGGGTCTCGCGCGGCGATCGGGTCGGTGTCCTGGGCCCGAACTCGCTCGAATGGCCGGTGGCCGCACTCTCGGTGCTGAAGGCCGGTGGTGTGCTCGTCCCGCTGAACAGCCGATACAAGCCGGCCGAACTGCGCAAGATCGCCGACGACGCGGGCATCGGACTCGTGATCGTCGCACCCGGTTTCGAGCAACTCGCCGAGGACACCTCGGCGATCGGTGAATCCTTCGACGTCGTCCGGTACGACGAATTGCAGCGGCTGCGGTCGGGCGAGGCGGACCGGTTCCGGGTCGACCTCGAGCCGGAGGAGCCGACCACCGTGCTGTTCACCAGCGGATCGACCGGCCTGTCCAAGGGGGTCATCCTGACCAACCGGACGCTGTTGTCGATCGTGCTCGAGAACACCCTGACCGAGGAGGGATTCCGGCCCGGCGCAACGACTTTGCTGGTGCTGCCACTGGCGTTCACGCCCGGACTGGTCTACGGACTGCTCATCACCACCGTGCTCGGCGGGAAGCTGATCATCGAGCCCGAACTGAATCCGGGCAACGCCGTGGCGCTGTTGGAGAAGCACTCCGTCAACGCCATCTTCGGGGTGCCGTTGATCTTCGAAGCACTCTCGCGTGCACCGGAATTCGCGACCGCCGACCTCACCTCGATCAAGACCGCGATCGTCGGTGGCGCGGCGGTCCCCACCGATCTGCTCACACGCTGGTCGGACAAGGGTGTACTGCTGCGCCAGATCTACGGGATGACCGAGGCCGGTGGCGTGGCGACCGCGACGATCCGGTCCGAGGCCCTCGAGTTCCCGGACCGGTGTGGCACCGGGTCGATCTTCACCGAGGTGACGGTCTTCAACGACGACGGTGCACCCGCGCAACCCGGTGAGGAAGGTGAACTCGTGGTCCGTGGGCCGGGCGTCACGCCGGGTTACTGGAACGACGAGGAGGCCACGGCCGCCGCCCTACGCAACGGCTGGCTGCACAGTGGGGATCTGGGCGTGATGGATACCGACGGCCGGGTGAAGTTCGTCGACCGACTCAAGGACCTGATCATCTCCGGCGGGATCAACATCTCACCGGTGGAACTCGAGATGGCCATCATGGCGATCGACGGCGTCGAGGAGGTCGCGGTCATCGCCGCCCACGACGACCGGTTCGGTGAGACCCCGGCAGCCATCGTCACCGTCTCGGGCGACGTCGACGCCCAGGCGATCGTTGCGCACTGCGAGAAGGTGCTGGCCGACTTCAAGGTGCCCCGATACGTCGTCGTCCGACAGGATCCGCTGCCGCGACTGCCAAGCGGGAAGATCGCCAAGACCGTCATCCGAGACGAGTACAAGGACGTCGACACCCGGTTCTCGAAGGTGCGCTGA
- a CDS encoding amidohydrolase family protein yields the protein MTKAMLATEARTEEGKIWAHSGDSHLMEPDDLWTSRLPKRLADRAPRSERGEKYEILYIDGTQIDRQLNDFMDAMRPPGFKDLKIRLQDLDQEGVRSQLAFPSMGFWTCNIRDVELENAVARAWNDWAMEDVMSAQDRIFAPAIVPLMDVGNAVAEAERAAEMGFQGLFFPCGIDDDRAWGLDLWEPLWAKAEELGLPLTFHIGTGAQNVVYRGPGGAVVNYMETTYPGMRVVTHLVAGGALDRHPDLKVLIAEGGSGWVPAIGDRMDEAYRQHGMFVRPRLSRLPSEIIRQQVYASFQHDISGVQVIEGTKYYNVLWGDDYPHLEGTYGHTQETLHTLFDGVDTSIRDRVLHGSFEELFPAVAAAP from the coding sequence ATGACGAAGGCGATGCTCGCCACTGAGGCGCGGACAGAGGAAGGGAAGATCTGGGCGCACTCAGGCGACTCTCACCTTATGGAGCCCGACGACCTCTGGACCTCTCGACTTCCCAAGCGGCTGGCGGATCGCGCACCGCGATCGGAACGAGGCGAGAAGTACGAGATTCTTTACATCGACGGCACACAGATCGACCGCCAGCTCAATGACTTCATGGACGCGATGCGGCCGCCGGGCTTCAAAGATCTGAAAATTCGCCTCCAAGACCTTGATCAGGAAGGCGTTCGGTCGCAGTTGGCGTTCCCGTCGATGGGATTCTGGACGTGCAATATCCGCGACGTCGAACTTGAGAATGCGGTTGCCAGGGCCTGGAACGATTGGGCAATGGAAGACGTGATGTCGGCGCAGGACCGAATCTTCGCGCCCGCGATCGTTCCTCTGATGGACGTGGGCAACGCGGTCGCCGAAGCCGAGCGGGCTGCTGAGATGGGTTTCCAGGGTTTGTTCTTCCCATGCGGCATCGACGATGATCGAGCATGGGGTCTGGATCTATGGGAGCCGTTGTGGGCGAAGGCAGAAGAGCTGGGCTTGCCATTGACATTCCATATTGGGACTGGCGCACAGAATGTCGTTTATCGGGGCCCGGGCGGCGCCGTGGTGAACTATATGGAGACCACCTACCCGGGTATGCGCGTTGTCACCCATTTGGTGGCAGGCGGTGCCCTTGACCGTCATCCTGATTTGAAGGTCCTGATCGCCGAGGGTGGGTCCGGTTGGGTTCCAGCCATTGGCGATCGGATGGACGAGGCATATCGGCAGCACGGTATGTTCGTGCGTCCTCGGTTGTCGCGCCTGCCGAGCGAGATCATTCGGCAGCAGGTGTACGCGTCGTTCCAACATGACATCAGTGGTGTTCAGGTCATCGAGGGCACCAAGTACTACAACGTGCTCTGGGGTGACGACTACCCGCATCTCGAAGGCACTTACGGTCACACTCAGGAGACACTGCATACCCTGTTCGACGGTGTCGACACGAGTATCCGGGACCGAGTGCTGCACGGGTCGTTCGAAGAACTGTTCCCAGCGGTGGCCGCGGCGCCGTGA
- a CDS encoding IS5 family transposase codes for MTSRYQVFTDEQWARIEPLLPSNVGKRAHPCGEHRRVVEGMAYRYRTGIPWRDLPVEVFGPWQTVWKRHRRYAQDGTWDRVLAHVLAEADTAGRIDWRLSVDATIARAHQDATNTSRPDQDTGGSIESQEPAPNGGEPAGHGIGRSRGGLTTKIHRAVDGRGRPLVNIVTGGQRNDGAMLAEVLADIHVPRIGVGRARTRPDAVLADKAYATGVNRDMLRDKGIKTVIPEKSTQVTSRKKRASKGGRPPAFDSDLYKGRNVVERSFAWSKQWRGLATRYDKLAITYRAGVTLNAILNWLQHLGDTP; via the coding sequence ATGACGTCGAGGTATCAAGTGTTCACCGACGAGCAGTGGGCACGGATCGAACCACTGTTGCCGTCGAATGTGGGTAAGCGTGCGCATCCATGTGGTGAACATCGCCGAGTGGTCGAGGGCATGGCCTATCGGTACCGGACCGGAATTCCGTGGCGGGACTTGCCAGTTGAGGTGTTCGGGCCGTGGCAGACGGTGTGGAAACGTCATCGCCGCTATGCCCAGGACGGCACGTGGGACCGTGTGCTCGCGCACGTGCTCGCCGAGGCCGATACGGCTGGGCGGATCGACTGGAGACTGTCGGTGGACGCGACGATCGCGCGTGCGCATCAGGACGCGACGAACACCTCGCGCCCTGATCAGGACACAGGGGGCAGCATCGAATCACAAGAACCCGCCCCGAACGGAGGTGAACCCGCAGGTCACGGGATCGGCAGGTCGCGGGGCGGGTTAACCACGAAAATTCATCGTGCCGTCGACGGGCGGGGACGACCATTGGTCAACATCGTCACTGGCGGCCAACGCAACGATGGCGCGATGCTCGCCGAGGTGCTCGCCGACATCCATGTTCCACGGATCGGTGTCGGTCGTGCGCGGACTCGTCCGGACGCGGTCCTGGCTGACAAGGCCTACGCCACCGGTGTCAATCGAGATATGCTGCGTGACAAGGGGATCAAAACAGTGATTCCGGAGAAGTCCACCCAGGTTACCTCGCGTAAGAAACGAGCGAGCAAGGGTGGCCGACCACCCGCCTTCGACTCCGACCTCTACAAGGGCCGCAACGTCGTCGAGCGCTCATTCGCATGGTCCAAGCAATGGCGGGGACTGGCCACCCGATACGACAAACTCGCCATCACCTACCGGGCCGGTGTGACACTGAACGCGATCCTCAACTGGCTACAGCACTTGGGAGACACGCCCTAG
- a CDS encoding TetR/AcrR family transcriptional regulator — MARRKTGNVLSEDVDEARKQIMVAAERVFQRYGVAKTTMDDIGREAGVSRPTVYRYFGDRDSLIAALIERRSRMLFVKARKFLLDMPTFSEQLVEGLIYLVDRGRKDPLVRILVSPEHMQMAEPLVGSSGLAARLTAEMWGPVIDRAIERGEIRSDLDREKVAEWIALVQFILVGRLDFDRPDDPAHREMLRNFVLPAFAPGAAVASGPVASGAPSSDAVTEVRS, encoded by the coding sequence GTGGCGCGCAGGAAGACGGGCAACGTCCTCAGTGAGGATGTGGACGAAGCCCGCAAGCAGATCATGGTCGCCGCCGAGCGCGTGTTCCAACGGTACGGTGTCGCCAAGACGACCATGGACGACATCGGCCGCGAGGCCGGGGTCTCGCGGCCCACCGTATACCGATATTTCGGGGACCGCGACAGCTTGATCGCGGCGCTGATCGAGCGCCGATCGCGGATGCTCTTCGTCAAGGCCCGCAAATTCCTCCTCGACATGCCGACCTTCTCCGAGCAGCTCGTCGAGGGCCTGATCTACCTGGTCGATCGCGGGCGCAAGGATCCGTTGGTTCGCATCCTGGTCAGTCCCGAACACATGCAGATGGCCGAGCCGCTGGTCGGCAGTTCGGGACTCGCGGCCAGGCTCACCGCGGAGATGTGGGGACCGGTGATCGACCGGGCGATCGAGCGCGGTGAGATCCGCTCCGACCTCGACCGGGAAAAGGTCGCGGAATGGATTGCGCTGGTGCAATTCATCCTCGTCGGCCGGCTGGACTTCGATCGGCCCGATGACCCGGCGCACCGAGAGATGCTGCGCAACTTCGTTCTGCCCGCCTTCGCGCCCGGAGCTGCGGTCGCCTCCGGTCCGGTCGCGTCCGGCGCACCCTCCTCCGACGCCGTGACCGAGGTCCGGTCCTGA
- a CDS encoding N-acetyltransferase → MIKYEWRDGFDESEAAELRGLLERAAAYDAEPEYNTIDPDDVVARTAEPDHVRNLVIWMLPRPNTLDGPPDPERIAGMIRFVDRGEHWWDATVVIDPDLRSIGIMTLLLEQAGLNLAADGGWLGSGIHRVQAWARGNHPASGRIGDRNLIPRTRRVWKLIRPHDGTESEQTLNTLSVEDAPDVLAYADRLESGGQAAQARALAGTLGGDGIQRQVLALREDKQICGLVDLGLVALDSEEYGRCAPVRHLSTRTHDRAAITTLLLGAASAASKAGLHAIQIHVESTDDDLVGVCRLLGFQHDRTDVRYELR, encoded by the coding sequence ATGATCAAGTACGAATGGCGTGACGGTTTCGACGAGTCGGAGGCCGCCGAACTCCGTGGGCTCCTCGAGCGGGCCGCCGCCTACGACGCCGAGCCCGAGTACAACACCATCGACCCCGACGACGTCGTGGCACGGACGGCCGAGCCGGATCACGTTCGCAATCTGGTCATCTGGATGCTCCCGCGCCCCAATACGCTCGACGGTCCACCGGACCCGGAACGGATCGCCGGGATGATCCGATTCGTGGATCGGGGCGAACACTGGTGGGACGCAACCGTCGTCATCGATCCGGACCTCCGGTCCATCGGGATCATGACCCTGCTGCTGGAACAGGCCGGACTGAACCTGGCCGCCGACGGGGGATGGCTGGGCAGCGGTATCCATCGGGTCCAGGCCTGGGCGCGGGGGAACCATCCGGCGTCCGGGCGGATCGGCGATCGCAATCTCATTCCGCGCACCCGGCGTGTGTGGAAACTGATCCGGCCGCATGACGGTACCGAGTCCGAACAGACGCTCAACACACTGTCGGTTGAGGATGCCCCCGACGTGCTCGCCTACGCGGACCGACTCGAGTCCGGTGGCCAGGCCGCGCAAGCCCGCGCACTGGCCGGTACCCTCGGCGGCGACGGCATCCAGCGGCAGGTGCTGGCCCTGCGTGAGGACAAACAGATCTGCGGCCTCGTCGATCTCGGCCTCGTCGCCCTCGACTCCGAGGAGTACGGGCGGTGTGCACCGGTACGTCATCTGTCGACGCGGACACACGATCGGGCCGCGATCACCACGCTGCTGCTCGGCGCGGCGTCGGCGGCGTCGAAGGCTGGGCTCCACGCGATCCAGATCCACGTCGAATCCACCGACGACGACCTCGTCGGGGTATGCCGTCTCCTCGGATTCCAGCACGATCGGACCGACGTCCGTTACGAATTGCGCTGA